DNA from Conexivisphaera calida:
AGACGGGAGCCACGGTTGAAGTTACGCTCGCCTACCCCTGTGCCAGGCGCGATAGATATTATTGAGGGAAAACAATACCTGAGGGATGAGGATGCCTTCAAATTATTGGAGCTCTACGGTGTTAGGGTTCCACCATGGGCCGTCGTTGACGATCCCAATGTTGCGATGAAGGAGGCGGAGAGGATTGGGTTCCCACTTGTGATGAAGATATCCCCCGATGAGCCCGTCCATAAGACGGATATAGGCGGAGTCCGCCTCAATGTGGAGAGAGATAATGTGGAAGGTTACTTCGCTGAACTGAGCAAGATGTCGAAGAGGGTGCTACTGCAGCGCCAACTGGCCGGCGTGGAGGTCTTTGTCGGTGGAATTAGAGACCAGGTCTTTGGGCCCGCTATCCTCGTGGGGCTTGGAGGAATCTACGTCGAGGTGCTCAGGAGTGTTAGCTATGGGCTCTCCCCGATCTCCGAACAGGAGGCCCTTGAGATAATGTCTGAGAGTAAGGTTGTGGATGCCCTGACTGCCAGAAAGAGGGGTTATGATGTGGGATCCACCGCGCGGGCGGTCGCCAGGATCTCAAATATGATTGTGGACCTTAATGTGAAGGAATTAGATGTCAATCCGTTAATAGTGAATGAAAATGGCGCCTTTGCCGTGGATGTACGTATTAAATTATAGCATAGATTTTGAATTTTGATGAATCATTCAATGGCCAGCATTGTCAGTGTTGATCTAACATGTGGAATTCTACGTATCCTCCAAGTTATTATATCCTTCAACTTCTCCTGGCTATCAGCCTCTATTTTGATCAATGTATCGTAGACCCCGTAGACTCTGTGCGCCTCCTTGATCTCTGGTATGGACTTCAACTCCTCCAAGACCTTATCCTCTTTACCCGGCTCCACATTAAGCAACACGAACGCGAGCGGCATACCAATGTAGTGATGATGGCACTGGATTAAAAGGTTTCCCTTCAATCAGTACCCACGAAAGTACCCCATAGATGATATTAGATATAGTATTTCCCTTCAATCAGTACCCACGAAAGTACCCCATAGATGATATTAGATATAGTATTTCCCTTCAATCAGTACCCACGAAAGTACCCCATAGATGATATTAGATATAGTATTTCCCTTCAAGTTATGGGCATAGCAAAGATGCACGGTCGGAGGGGCCCTAGATACGCGTAGCGGATGGGAGATCCATCGCTTGTGATAGTGCTATACCATATTCAAGGTCATCTATAGTGCACTTTCGGAAGTACTGTCAATATGGGAGATATTGGTCGGATAAGGTCACCTCCCCATGGCGGCGATGGCCGGTAGCCGATATGCCCCCTATCCCCTTGTGGTACCTGAGCCAGTTGTAGTAGAGCTGGAAGATCGATAATATCGTGTTCAGCGCGTGAACGTGAAGCCTCCTCGCGTTCACGTTGTTGGCGAAGACCTTCGTCCTCCTCTTCAGGGTCCTGAAGAACCTCTCAATCCTGCTCCTGATCCCGAACGTCTCGTGGTAGTAGCTTAGCCCGAGGGACCTGAAGGCCCACCCGTACCACGGGCCCCTGTCGACGACGAACAATGGCCTGTTGGTGCACCTCTCCAGGACCCTCCTCAGGAACAGGAATGCGTGCATGGCGCTCCTGGACCAGGTTGCCTCTATGGCGAGCAGCTCCCTGGTGTCGAGGTCCATCGCCGCCCACACATACACGATCTTACCATTCACCTTCAGCTCCGTCTCGTCGACGGCCACGAGCCTCCTCTCCCTGGGAGGGACGGATCCCGGGATGGATGCGACCGCCCTGGCCCAGTCCAGCACCGAGGAGTGCGACACACCCATCTCCTCGGCTATCTCCCACGAGGAGAGCCCGGCCATGTAG
Protein-coding regions in this window:
- a CDS encoding Lrp/AsnC ligand binding domain-containing protein; amino-acid sequence: MPLAFVLLNVEPGKEDKVLEELKSIPEIKEAHRVYGVYDTLIKIEADSQEKLKDIITWRIRRIPHVRSTLTMLAIE
- a CDS encoding DDE-type integrase/transposase/recombinase, coding for MHIDPIRELAEAIRASGIFRRNKIAIEEKARAVLLYMAGLSSWEIAEEMGVSHSSVLDWARAVASIPGSVPPRERRLVAVDETELKVNGKIVYVWAAMDLDTRELLAIEATWSRSAMHAFLFLRRVLERCTNRPLFVVDRGPWYGWAFRSLGLSYYHETFGIRSRIERFFRTLKRRTKVFANNVNARRLHVHALNTILSIFQLYYNWLRYHKGIGGISATGHRRHGEVTLSDQYLPY